One genomic segment of Nonomuraea coxensis DSM 45129 includes these proteins:
- a CDS encoding cysteine desulfurase family protein yields MLPEAIEAMTEQLRRVGNPSSLHAAGRRTRRVVEESRESIAGALGARPSEVVFTSGGTEADNLAIKGLYWARRPRRRVLLSAIEHHAALDPAHWLAESQGAEVELLEVDEHGMVHPDTLRAAVERDPDDVAVISVMWANNEVGTVQPLHVLAAVAHDHGIPFHTDAVQAVGQLPVSFATSGADALTLTGHKVGGPMGAGALLLARGLTPVPVQHGGGQERDVRSGTLDAPAIAGLAAAVHTAVARQEEQSRRLTALRDELIERVRRAVPGVVLNGHPTERLPGNAHFSFPGCEGDALLMLLDAKGVECSTGSACSAGVAQPSHVLLAMGAEAAAARGSLRFSLGHTSTREDIDRLIEVLPAAVERARRAGLS; encoded by the coding sequence ATGCTGCCCGAGGCGATCGAGGCCATGACGGAGCAACTCCGGCGGGTCGGAAACCCTTCCTCGCTGCACGCGGCCGGCCGCCGGACGCGCCGGGTGGTCGAGGAGTCACGCGAGAGCATCGCCGGCGCGCTCGGCGCCCGGCCCAGCGAGGTCGTGTTCACCTCCGGCGGCACCGAGGCCGACAACCTGGCGATCAAGGGCCTCTACTGGGCGCGCCGCCCCCGCCGGCGGGTGCTGCTCAGCGCCATCGAGCACCACGCCGCGCTCGACCCCGCCCACTGGCTCGCCGAGAGCCAGGGCGCCGAGGTCGAGCTGCTGGAGGTCGACGAGCACGGCATGGTGCACCCCGACACGCTGCGGGCCGCCGTCGAGCGCGACCCCGACGACGTCGCCGTGATCAGCGTCATGTGGGCCAACAACGAGGTCGGCACCGTCCAGCCGCTCCACGTGCTCGCGGCCGTCGCCCACGACCACGGCATCCCGTTCCACACCGACGCGGTGCAGGCCGTGGGGCAACTGCCGGTGTCGTTCGCCACCTCCGGGGCCGACGCGCTCACGCTCACCGGGCACAAGGTCGGCGGCCCGATGGGGGCAGGCGCGCTGCTGCTGGCCCGCGGCCTGACGCCGGTGCCGGTCCAGCACGGCGGCGGCCAGGAGCGCGACGTACGCTCCGGCACCCTCGACGCGCCCGCCATCGCGGGGCTCGCGGCGGCCGTCCACACCGCCGTCGCCCGCCAGGAGGAGCAGAGCCGCCGCCTGACCGCGCTCCGCGACGAGCTGATCGAACGGGTCCGCCGGGCCGTCCCCGGCGTCGTGCTCAACGGCCATCCCACCGAACGCCTGCCGGGCAACGCCCACTTCTCCTTCCCCGGCTGCGAGGGCGACGCGCTGCTCATGCTGCTCGACGCCAAGGGCGTGGAGTGCTCGACCGGCTCGGCCTGCTCGGCGGGCGTGGCCCAGCCCTCGCACGTGCTGCTCGCCATGGGGGCCGAGGCCGCCGCGGCCAGGGGCTCGCTGCGCTTCTCGCTCGGCCACACCTCGACCAGGGAGGACATCGACCGCCTGATCGAGGTGCTGCCCGCCGCCGTCGAACGCGCCCGCAGGGCCGGCCTGAGCTGA
- a CDS encoding TetR/AcrR family transcriptional regulator has product MRRDELLDAAEEILCDQGSAALTLSAVADRAGVSKGGLLYHFSSKEALIKGMVERLIEDFDQLMADQPDGTYTERYLGATLAAVRTGRLRRWAVVTSASGNLFLLAPLREAMARWHREGLEAEPDPVTSQIVRLACEGLWDLASHDPELNTESDLRTLESRLRALLAPA; this is encoded by the coding sequence ATGCGAAGGGACGAGCTTTTGGACGCGGCGGAGGAGATCCTCTGCGACCAGGGCTCGGCCGCGCTCACCCTCTCCGCGGTGGCCGACCGGGCCGGCGTCAGCAAGGGCGGGCTGCTCTACCACTTCAGCTCGAAGGAAGCCCTGATCAAGGGCATGGTCGAGCGGCTGATCGAGGATTTCGACCAGCTCATGGCGGACCAGCCCGACGGCACCTACACCGAGCGCTACCTGGGGGCGACCCTGGCCGCGGTGCGCACGGGCCGGCTGCGACGCTGGGCCGTGGTCACCAGCGCGTCGGGAAACCTGTTCCTGCTCGCGCCGCTGCGCGAGGCGATGGCCCGCTGGCATCGCGAGGGCCTGGAGGCGGAGCCCGACCCGGTGACGTCGCAGATCGTCCGGCTCGCCTGTGAAGGGCTGTGGGATCTCGCCAGCCACGACCCGGAGCTGAACACCGAGTCCGACCTGCGGACCCTGGAGTCGCGCCTGCGGGCGCTGCTCGCGCCCGCCTGA
- a CDS encoding DUF695 domain-containing protein codes for MRLFGRKDAEDDGGGSSEDGLAGFWTWWQETRPAVDALVAAGDTAGLEDLMAPAVAAVHPDLVWEIAPGRNAMHALVVTSAGDAELRPLAHRWAKAAPPADLLWEFHPSRQANPQAAELTLDVGGFEFALDKLLLGLRVPRNQPRVDVAAYHPIFAELDEDVRLDAALLALDWLLGEDEVARWVGEITAVTFEPIDAVAAAHLPAVVADLASGYDEEEWVLLEGRTAGGAPLVATARYPLRPVDHPLFDQHIAITLPYAHRDEAGLPIGESLTALRDFEERLAARLLKLRDDAVLAAHLSAEGQRTIHVYADATGDAAIHAKELIVSWEEGEPRVDVATDPAWTAVSPFLS; via the coding sequence ATGCGACTATTCGGGCGCAAGGACGCCGAGGACGACGGCGGCGGGTCATCCGAGGACGGGCTCGCCGGATTCTGGACGTGGTGGCAGGAGACCAGACCGGCCGTCGACGCGCTGGTGGCCGCGGGCGACACCGCCGGGCTGGAGGACCTGATGGCGCCCGCCGTGGCGGCCGTGCACCCCGACCTGGTGTGGGAGATCGCGCCCGGCCGCAACGCCATGCACGCCCTGGTGGTCACGTCGGCGGGCGACGCCGAGCTGCGCCCGCTCGCGCACCGCTGGGCCAAGGCCGCCCCGCCGGCCGACCTGCTGTGGGAGTTCCATCCGTCGCGGCAGGCCAACCCGCAGGCGGCCGAGCTGACGCTCGACGTGGGCGGGTTCGAGTTCGCGCTGGACAAGCTCCTGCTCGGTCTGCGGGTGCCGCGCAACCAGCCGCGCGTGGACGTCGCCGCCTACCATCCGATCTTCGCCGAGCTCGACGAGGACGTCCGGCTGGACGCCGCGCTGCTCGCCCTCGACTGGCTCCTCGGCGAGGACGAGGTGGCGCGGTGGGTGGGCGAGATCACGGCGGTGACGTTCGAGCCGATCGACGCCGTGGCCGCCGCGCACCTGCCCGCCGTGGTCGCCGACCTCGCCTCCGGCTACGACGAGGAGGAGTGGGTGCTGCTGGAGGGCCGGACGGCCGGCGGCGCGCCGCTGGTGGCCACCGCCCGCTACCCGCTGCGGCCGGTCGACCATCCGCTGTTCGACCAGCACATCGCGATCACGCTCCCGTACGCGCACCGCGACGAGGCCGGGCTGCCGATCGGCGAGTCGCTGACCGCATTGCGCGACTTCGAGGAGCGGCTGGCCGCCCGCCTGCTCAAGCTGCGCGACGACGCGGTGCTGGCCGCGCATCTGAGCGCCGAGGGGCAGCGGACCATCCACGTCTACGCCGACGCGACCGGCGACGCCGCGATCCACGCGAAGGAGCTGATCGTGAGCTGGGAGGAGGGCGAGCCCCGGGTGGACGTCGCCACCGACCCCGCCTGGACGGCCGTCTCGCCGTTCCTCAGCTAG
- a CDS encoding MFS transporter, which yields MTRALRSARYGAVLTFVLAGLMVGTMTVRIPALTDKLGLSESTVGAVLLVWGLGALVTMQSMRRVMARLGSGTVLRVGGPLTALSLVAVALAPDLPLLMVAVAFFGMAFGMVDVAMNAQGSTVEQAYGRPLMNGMHAGWCVGAITAGAAGSLSIAAGLSFTANVALVGLVSLPLMVAVGRTYLPEAPAAGRSAAAGRRRLPPIVYLLGAIMFFAFMVEGTVADWNGLYLRDELGAPEALAALGYPVFEAGMLIARLTGDRLRVRYGVRGMLTVSGLATAGFFALVLLAPAALVAVGAMFFVGLGVATISPLTLSLAGTATATPGPAIAQAGAMGYAGLLLGPVVIGFLSDATTLRTALGIGVVLGLLIALAGRMLPRREPAVVSTLPVTREREPAAA from the coding sequence ATGACCCGCGCCCTGAGGAGTGCCCGTTACGGGGCGGTCCTCACTTTCGTCCTTGCCGGCCTGATGGTGGGCACGATGACCGTGCGCATCCCGGCGCTGACCGACAAACTCGGGCTTTCCGAGTCCACGGTCGGCGCCGTCCTGCTGGTCTGGGGCCTCGGCGCCCTGGTCACCATGCAGAGCATGCGCCGCGTCATGGCCCGGCTGGGCAGCGGGACGGTCCTGCGGGTCGGCGGCCCCCTGACCGCGCTCTCCCTGGTCGCCGTGGCCCTCGCCCCCGACCTGCCGCTGCTCATGGTGGCCGTCGCGTTCTTCGGCATGGCGTTCGGCATGGTGGACGTGGCCATGAACGCCCAGGGCTCCACGGTCGAGCAGGCGTACGGCCGGCCGCTGATGAACGGCATGCACGCCGGCTGGTGCGTCGGCGCGATCACGGCGGGCGCCGCCGGCAGCCTGTCCATCGCCGCCGGCCTGTCGTTCACCGCCAACGTGGCGCTGGTCGGCCTGGTCTCGCTGCCGCTCATGGTCGCGGTCGGCCGGACGTACCTGCCCGAGGCCCCCGCCGCCGGGCGCTCCGCCGCCGCCGGCCGCCGGCGCCTGCCGCCGATCGTCTACCTGCTCGGCGCGATCATGTTCTTCGCCTTCATGGTGGAGGGCACGGTCGCCGACTGGAACGGCCTCTACCTGCGCGACGAACTCGGCGCCCCCGAGGCCCTGGCCGCGCTCGGCTACCCCGTCTTCGAGGCGGGCATGCTGATCGCCCGGCTCACCGGCGACCGCCTGCGCGTCAGGTACGGCGTGCGCGGCATGCTGACCGTCTCCGGCCTGGCCACGGCCGGCTTCTTCGCGCTCGTGCTGCTCGCCCCCGCGGCCCTGGTGGCGGTGGGCGCGATGTTCTTCGTCGGCCTCGGCGTGGCGACGATCTCGCCGCTGACGCTGTCCCTGGCCGGCACGGCGACCGCGACCCCCGGCCCCGCGATCGCCCAGGCGGGCGCGATGGGGTACGCGGGCCTGCTGCTGGGCCCGGTGGTGATCGGCTTCCTGTCGGACGCCACCACGCTGCGTACCGCGCTCGGCATCGGCGTCGTCCTCGGCCTGCTGATCGCCCTGGCCGGCCGCATGCTCCCGCGCCGCGAACCGGCCGTGGTCAGCACGCTCCCCGTCACCAGGGAGCGGGAGCCCGCCGCCGCCTGA
- the ligA gene encoding NAD-dependent DNA ligase LigA, with protein sequence MSESSTEVGGVPVAALKRHAELSDLVEDARWRYYVLSQPTVSDAQFDEWFKELLALEEAHPSLQTPDSPTQKVGAAPSGDFAKVQHLARMESLDNAFTAEDMAAWQARAERLAEGDPGPYLCELKIDGLAIALVYRDGRLERGATRGDGRTGDDVTENVRTIQGVPHRLTGDDVPSLVEVRGEVYIPVEGFKRLNEQLVEQGKAPFANPRNSAAGTLRQKDPRVTAQRPLRMLVHGVGVWEGAAEPRTQSETYARLREFGLPVSDLYKVVPTLTDVNAFIEHYRVHRHDPAYEIDGVVVKIDDFRTQRELGSTSRAPRWAMAFKYPPEEVNTKLLDIQVGVGRTGRVTPFAVMEPVVVSGSTVERATLHNAAIVQKKGVLIGDTVVLRKAGDVIPEVVGPVTALRDGSEREFVMPTHCPECGTRLAYEKEGDADLRCPNARSCPAQIRERVYFAAGRRALDIDGLGYVAATALSQPLPPQQPAVRTEADLFDLTLEQLLPIKSVVRDPDSGLPKIDPKTGEQKVVTLFSNQNGEPSAGARLLIEELERAKQVPLAQLLVALSIRHVGPPTARDLAGALRSIDAIMNASEEELAAIEGIGPRVAATIKEWFEVDWHREIIERWRAAGVRMEDEPAPEKGPQTLDGLTFVVTGTLEGYTRDSASDAIAALGGKVASSVSKKTSFLIAGDNAGSKYDKAVTLGVPILDGAGFEVLLKEGPEAAAEAAVKPEA encoded by the coding sequence GTGAGCGAGTCCAGCACCGAGGTCGGGGGCGTGCCCGTGGCCGCGCTCAAGCGGCACGCCGAGCTGAGCGATCTGGTCGAGGACGCGCGCTGGCGCTACTACGTGCTCAGCCAGCCGACGGTCAGTGACGCGCAGTTCGACGAGTGGTTCAAGGAGCTGCTGGCCCTGGAGGAGGCGCACCCGTCGTTGCAGACGCCCGACTCGCCGACCCAGAAGGTGGGCGCGGCGCCGTCGGGAGACTTCGCCAAGGTCCAGCACCTGGCCAGGATGGAGAGCCTCGACAACGCCTTCACCGCCGAGGACATGGCGGCCTGGCAGGCCCGCGCCGAGCGGCTGGCCGAGGGCGACCCCGGGCCCTACCTGTGCGAGCTGAAGATCGACGGCCTGGCCATCGCGCTGGTCTACCGCGACGGCAGGCTGGAGCGGGGCGCCACCCGCGGCGACGGGCGCACCGGCGACGACGTGACGGAGAACGTGCGCACGATCCAGGGTGTGCCCCACCGGCTCACCGGCGACGACGTGCCGAGCCTGGTCGAGGTGCGCGGCGAGGTCTACATCCCGGTCGAGGGCTTCAAGCGGCTCAACGAGCAGCTCGTCGAGCAGGGCAAGGCGCCCTTCGCCAACCCGCGCAACTCCGCCGCGGGCACGCTGCGGCAGAAGGATCCGCGCGTCACCGCGCAGCGGCCGCTGCGGATGCTGGTGCACGGCGTCGGCGTCTGGGAGGGGGCGGCCGAGCCGCGCACCCAGTCGGAGACCTACGCGCGGCTGCGCGAGTTCGGGCTGCCGGTCAGCGACCTCTACAAGGTGGTGCCGACGCTCACCGACGTCAACGCGTTCATCGAGCACTACCGGGTGCACCGGCACGACCCGGCGTACGAGATCGACGGCGTGGTCGTCAAGATCGACGACTTCCGCACGCAGCGCGAGCTGGGCTCGACCTCGCGCGCGCCGCGGTGGGCGATGGCCTTCAAATACCCGCCGGAGGAGGTCAACACCAAGCTGCTCGACATCCAGGTGGGGGTGGGGCGCACCGGGCGGGTGACGCCGTTCGCGGTGATGGAGCCCGTGGTGGTGTCCGGGTCCACGGTCGAGCGGGCGACGCTGCACAACGCCGCGATCGTGCAGAAGAAGGGCGTGCTCATCGGCGACACGGTGGTGCTGCGGAAGGCGGGCGACGTCATCCCCGAGGTGGTGGGCCCGGTGACGGCGCTGCGCGACGGGTCCGAGCGGGAGTTCGTCATGCCGACGCACTGCCCTGAGTGCGGCACGCGGCTCGCGTACGAGAAGGAGGGCGACGCCGACCTGCGCTGCCCCAACGCCCGGAGCTGCCCGGCGCAGATCCGCGAGCGCGTCTACTTCGCGGCTGGGCGGCGGGCGCTCGACATCGACGGGCTCGGCTACGTCGCGGCCACCGCGCTCTCCCAGCCGCTGCCGCCGCAGCAGCCCGCGGTGCGCACCGAGGCCGACCTGTTCGACCTCACGCTGGAGCAGTTGCTGCCCATCAAGTCGGTGGTCCGCGACCCCGACTCGGGCCTGCCCAAGATCGACCCGAAGACCGGCGAGCAGAAGGTCGTCACCCTCTTCTCCAACCAGAACGGCGAGCCCAGCGCCGGGGCGCGGCTGCTCATCGAGGAGCTGGAGCGGGCCAAGCAGGTGCCGCTCGCGCAGCTCCTGGTGGCGCTGTCGATCCGGCACGTCGGGCCGCCCACGGCGCGCGACCTCGCGGGCGCCCTGCGCTCGATCGACGCGATCATGAACGCCTCGGAGGAGGAGCTGGCCGCGATCGAGGGCATCGGGCCGCGCGTGGCGGCGACGATCAAGGAGTGGTTCGAGGTCGACTGGCACCGGGAGATCATCGAGCGGTGGCGGGCCGCCGGGGTGCGGATGGAGGACGAGCCCGCGCCGGAGAAGGGGCCGCAGACGCTCGACGGGCTGACGTTCGTGGTGACGGGCACCCTGGAGGGCTACACCCGCGACTCGGCCTCCGACGCGATCGCCGCCCTGGGCGGGAAGGTGGCCTCGTCGGTGTCGAAGAAGACGTCGTTCCTGATCGCGGGGGACAACGCGGGGTCGAAATACGACAAGGCGGTCACGCTCGGGGTGCCGATCCTGGATGGGGCCGGGTTCGAGGTGCTGCTGAAGGAGGGGCCGGAGGCGGCCGCCGAGGCGGCGGTCAAGCCGGAGGCGTGA
- a CDS encoding TetR/AcrR family transcriptional regulator has translation MTDAPYVNIWMRPERPARGPRPAYSRAQITEAAVRIADAEGLEAATMRRIAAEIGAGAMSLYRYVPSRDDLVELMADRVMGEIDVTGMPSGDWRADLTRYAEGLRAMWLRHPWIAAVRRSLPSFGPNQLLLVERLMGVLDAFVPIDQNLTLVAMLNGYVEGTVREEISVAGEFGRSGLSESEWMARSGPYVERLVKSGDYPIFAKIVMEARRPHLSRDDQFRHGLRHVLDCMAAALPATVRDGRAASGAS, from the coding sequence GTGACGGACGCCCCGTACGTCAACATCTGGATGCGGCCCGAGCGCCCCGCCCGCGGCCCCAGACCGGCCTACAGCCGCGCCCAGATCACGGAGGCGGCCGTCAGGATCGCCGACGCCGAGGGGCTGGAGGCCGCCACCATGCGGCGGATCGCCGCCGAGATCGGCGCCGGCGCGATGTCCCTCTACCGGTACGTCCCGAGCCGCGACGACCTGGTCGAGCTGATGGCCGACCGGGTGATGGGCGAGATCGACGTCACGGGCATGCCCTCGGGCGACTGGCGCGCCGACCTGACCCGCTACGCCGAGGGCCTGCGGGCCATGTGGCTGAGGCACCCGTGGATCGCCGCCGTGCGGCGGTCGCTCCCGAGCTTCGGCCCCAACCAGTTGCTCCTGGTCGAACGGCTGATGGGGGTGCTCGACGCCTTCGTCCCCATCGACCAGAACCTCACCCTCGTGGCCATGCTGAACGGCTACGTCGAGGGCACCGTCCGCGAGGAGATCAGCGTGGCGGGGGAGTTCGGCCGCAGCGGGCTCAGCGAGTCGGAGTGGATGGCGCGGAGCGGCCCCTACGTCGAGCGGCTGGTGAAGAGCGGTGATTACCCGATCTTCGCCAAGATCGTGATGGAGGCGCGCCGGCCGCACCTGAGCCGCGACGACCAGTTCAGGCACGGGCTCCGGCACGTCCTCGACTGCATGGCCGCGGCCCTCCCTGCGACGGTGCGCGACGGGAGGGCGGCGAGCGGAGCGTCGTGA
- a CDS encoding daunorubicin resistance protein DrrA family ABC transporter ATP-binding protein: MSDPIVVAEGLHKSFGGAHALRGLDLTVPAGTVCGLLGPNGAGKTTAVRILATLSDPDAGHARVAGYDVVREAGKVRERIGLAGQYAAVDDKLTGRGNLRMFGRLSHLSRREAHRRAGELLDRFGLTDAADRQVAGYSGGMRRRLDLITCLILRPEVLFLDEPTTGLDPRSRGEIWDSIRELVADGTTVLLTTQYLDEADRLADDIAVVDHGRVVATGTPDELKATIGDRLDVTLEDPAALPAATAALNALTGTEPTTTGAGRLSVALPGGRLRLADVVRELDHAGVAAADVSLRRPTLDEVFLRLTDRQETAL, translated from the coding sequence ATGTCCGATCCGATCGTGGTCGCCGAAGGGCTGCACAAGTCCTTCGGCGGCGCCCATGCGCTGCGGGGTCTGGACCTGACCGTCCCGGCAGGGACGGTCTGCGGCCTGCTGGGGCCGAACGGCGCCGGGAAGACGACCGCCGTGCGCATCCTGGCCACCCTGTCCGACCCCGACGCCGGGCACGCCCGCGTCGCCGGTTACGACGTCGTCCGCGAGGCCGGCAAGGTGCGCGAGCGGATCGGGCTCGCGGGCCAGTACGCCGCCGTGGACGACAAGCTCACCGGCCGGGGCAACCTGCGCATGTTCGGCCGCCTCTCCCACCTGTCCCGGCGCGAGGCGCACCGGCGGGCCGGCGAACTGCTCGACCGCTTCGGCCTGACGGACGCCGCCGATCGCCAGGTCGCCGGCTACTCCGGCGGCATGCGCCGCCGCCTCGACCTGATCACCTGTCTCATCCTGCGCCCCGAGGTGCTCTTCCTGGACGAGCCGACCACCGGCCTCGACCCGCGCAGCCGCGGCGAGATCTGGGACAGCATCCGCGAGCTGGTGGCCGACGGCACCACCGTGCTCCTCACCACCCAGTACCTGGACGAGGCCGACCGGCTGGCCGACGACATCGCCGTCGTCGACCACGGGCGGGTCGTCGCCACCGGCACTCCCGACGAGCTGAAGGCCACGATCGGCGACCGCCTCGACGTCACCCTCGAAGACCCCGCCGCGCTGCCCGCGGCGACGGCCGCGCTGAACGCCCTCACCGGCACCGAGCCCACGACGACGGGCGCCGGCCGGCTCAGCGTCGCCCTCCCCGGTGGCCGCCTCCGGCTCGCCGACGTCGTGCGCGAGCTCGACCACGCCGGGGTCGCCGCCGCCGACGTGAGCCTGCGCCGCCCCACCCTCGACGAGGTGTTCCTGCGCCTCACCGACCGCCAGGAGACCGCGCTATGA
- the mnmA gene encoding tRNA 2-thiouridine(34) synthase MnmA has translation MGLRVLAAMSGGVDSAVAAARIAEAGHDVTGVHLALSANPQSHRTGARGCCTVEDSRDARRAADVIGIPFYIWDMAERFQRDVIEDFVAEYAAGRTPNPCLRCNEKIKFAAVLDRALALGFDAVATGHHARLAGGVLSRSPDQGKDQSYVLGVLTREQLAHAIFPLGDSTKAEVRAEAARRGLTVADKPDSHDICFIADGDTRGFLAERLGSAEGPILDEEGAVVGSHQGAHGFTVGQRKGLRIDRPAPDGRPRYVLSIEPVSNTVTVGPRSALEVTTIHCGAPVWNGPDRRDDLTVQLRAHGEVYGCRFAEVAGGLRIDLDRPATGVAAGQAAVLYSGDAVIGSATIRSASRD, from the coding sequence ATGGGACTGCGTGTGCTTGCCGCCATGTCGGGCGGCGTCGACTCAGCCGTGGCCGCCGCGCGCATCGCCGAGGCAGGTCACGACGTCACCGGTGTTCACCTCGCCCTGTCGGCCAACCCCCAATCCCATCGCACGGGCGCCCGGGGCTGCTGCACGGTCGAGGACTCCCGCGACGCCCGCCGGGCGGCCGACGTGATCGGCATCCCCTTCTACATCTGGGACATGGCCGAGCGTTTCCAGCGCGACGTGATCGAGGACTTCGTCGCCGAATACGCCGCCGGCCGCACGCCCAACCCGTGCCTGCGCTGCAACGAGAAGATCAAGTTCGCGGCGGTGCTCGACCGCGCGCTGGCGCTCGGCTTCGACGCCGTGGCGACCGGCCACCACGCCCGGCTGGCCGGCGGCGTGCTGTCCAGGAGCCCCGACCAGGGCAAGGACCAGTCGTACGTGCTGGGCGTGCTCACCCGTGAGCAGCTCGCCCACGCGATCTTCCCGCTCGGCGACTCGACCAAGGCCGAGGTGCGCGCCGAGGCGGCCCGGCGCGGCCTGACCGTCGCCGACAAGCCCGACAGCCACGACATCTGCTTCATCGCCGACGGCGACACGCGCGGCTTCCTCGCCGAGCGGCTGGGCTCGGCCGAGGGCCCCATCCTCGACGAGGAGGGCGCGGTCGTGGGCAGCCACCAGGGCGCCCACGGGTTCACCGTGGGGCAGCGCAAGGGCCTGCGCATCGACCGGCCCGCGCCCGACGGCCGGCCGCGCTACGTGCTGTCCATCGAGCCGGTGAGCAACACCGTCACGGTCGGGCCGCGTTCGGCGCTGGAGGTCACCACGATCCACTGCGGCGCCCCCGTCTGGAACGGCCCCGACCGGCGCGACGACCTCACCGTCCAGCTCAGGGCCCACGGCGAGGTCTACGGCTGCCGGTTCGCGGAGGTCGCCGGCGGCCTGCGCATCGACCTCGACCGCCCGGCCACCGGAGTGGCGGCGGGCCAGGCGGCCGTGCTCTACTCCGGCGACGCGGTCATCGGCTCGGCCACGATCAGGTCCGCGAGCAGGGACTGA
- a CDS encoding MBL fold metallo-hydrolase, which produces MELTKYGHACVRLEKDGKVLVIDPGAFTQDPVLDGADAVLITHEHFDHVDVAKLRAASPGLEIHTCEGVAAQLSEVPAKVQVVRDGDAFETAGFRVRVFGERHAFNHPDMAIVQNVGFLVDDEVFYPGDALTVPPAEVPTLLVPTGAPWLKLAETVEYLRTVRPARAYSTHDALYSDIGLALVDNWLKLEADKQGADIRRLAVGESVTL; this is translated from the coding sequence ATGGAGCTCACGAAATACGGTCACGCCTGCGTCCGGCTGGAGAAGGACGGCAAGGTCCTCGTCATCGACCCGGGCGCTTTCACCCAGGACCCGGTGCTCGACGGCGCCGACGCCGTGCTGATCACGCACGAGCACTTCGACCACGTGGACGTGGCCAAGTTGCGGGCCGCCTCGCCCGGTCTGGAGATCCACACCTGTGAGGGCGTGGCTGCCCAGCTGTCCGAGGTGCCGGCCAAGGTGCAGGTGGTGCGCGACGGCGACGCCTTCGAGACGGCCGGTTTCCGGGTGCGGGTGTTCGGGGAGCGGCACGCGTTCAACCACCCCGACATGGCGATCGTGCAGAACGTCGGTTTTCTGGTGGACGACGAGGTCTTCTACCCCGGCGACGCCCTGACCGTGCCCCCCGCCGAGGTGCCCACGCTGCTGGTGCCGACCGGCGCGCCGTGGCTGAAGCTGGCGGAGACGGTGGAATATCTGCGTACGGTGCGGCCGGCGCGTGCCTACTCGACGCACGACGCGCTCTACAGCGACATCGGGCTCGCGCTGGTCGACAACTGGCTGAAGCTGGAGGCCGACAAGCAGGGCGCCGACATCCGCCGCCTCGCGGTCGGCGAGTCGGTGACCCTCTGA
- a CDS encoding methionine synthase — MSTWEATGIGSHPGDDHLEAIRVVFGEVPGLPYLPELPARGVGADLVGRTASLLVDLPVEVQPSGWRIADRPGRDHQRAVDHLRRDLDGLEEIGHGYEGPLKLQVCGPWTLAGAIELRYGDKMLADAGAVRDLTASLAQGVADHCAEVRRRLPGVTEIVLQLDEPGLPGALTGTVPTASGFGRLAAVEEWRVEESLRLFGEPVVHCCAPAVPFALLRRAKARGVSVDASLLRRRDEDELGELVEAGMTLFLGVVPGVGNRLPGLGAVARPAVELWRRLGFAPDELAGRVVLTPACGLAGASPAYARAALAACRRAARVLKDDPAGGES; from the coding sequence ATGTCAACGTGGGAAGCCACCGGGATCGGCTCGCACCCGGGCGACGATCATCTTGAGGCCATCAGGGTCGTGTTCGGTGAGGTGCCCGGCCTGCCCTACCTGCCCGAGCTGCCCGCGCGCGGCGTCGGCGCCGACCTGGTCGGCCGGACCGCCTCGCTGCTGGTCGACCTGCCGGTCGAGGTGCAGCCGTCGGGGTGGCGGATCGCCGACCGGCCCGGCCGGGACCACCAGCGGGCCGTCGACCACCTGCGGCGCGACCTCGACGGGCTGGAGGAGATCGGCCACGGCTACGAGGGGCCGCTCAAGCTGCAGGTGTGCGGGCCGTGGACGCTGGCCGGGGCGATCGAGCTGCGGTACGGCGACAAGATGCTCGCCGACGCGGGGGCCGTGCGCGACCTCACGGCCTCGCTGGCGCAGGGCGTGGCCGACCACTGCGCCGAGGTGCGGCGGCGGCTGCCCGGCGTGACGGAGATCGTGCTGCAGCTCGACGAGCCGGGCCTCCCGGGGGCGCTGACCGGCACGGTGCCGACGGCGTCCGGGTTCGGGCGGCTGGCCGCCGTGGAGGAGTGGCGGGTGGAGGAGTCGCTGCGGCTGTTCGGCGAGCCGGTGGTGCACTGCTGCGCGCCCGCGGTCCCGTTCGCGCTGCTGCGGCGGGCCAAGGCGCGCGGGGTCTCCGTGGACGCCTCCCTGCTGCGGCGGCGCGACGAGGACGAGCTGGGCGAGCTGGTCGAGGCCGGGATGACGCTGTTCCTGGGGGTCGTGCCCGGCGTGGGCAACCGGCTGCCCGGCCTGGGGGCGGTCGCCAGGCCGGCGGTCGAGCTGTGGCGGCGGCTCGGGTTCGCGCCTGACGAGCTGGCCGGGCGGGTCGTGCTCACGCCCGCGTGCGGGCTGGCCGGGGCCTCGCCGGCGTACGCGCGGGCGGCGCTGGCCGCCTGCCGCAGGGCCGCCCGCGTGCTCAAGGACGATCCGGCGGGCGGCGAGAGCTGA